The following are encoded together in the Neofelis nebulosa isolate mNeoNeb1 chromosome 9, mNeoNeb1.pri, whole genome shotgun sequence genome:
- the LRRTM4 gene encoding leucine-rich repeat transmembrane neuronal protein 4 isoform X1: MPGFRLITQLRGMRVVLVLLPTLLLVMLTGAQRACPKNCRCDGKIVYCESHAFADIPENISGGSQGLSLRFNSIQKLKSNQFAGLNQLIWLYLDHNYISSVDEDAFQGIRRLKELILSSNKITYLHNKTFHPVPNLRNLDLSYNKLQTLQSEQFKGLRKLIILHLRSNSLKTVPIRVFQDCRNLDFLDLGYNRLRSLSRNAFAGLLKLKELHLEHNQFSKINFAHFPRLFNLRSIYLQWNRIRSISQGLTWTWSSLHNLDLSGNDIQGIEPGTFKCLPNLQKLNLDSNKLTNISQETVNAWISLISITLSGNMWECSRSICPLFYWLKNFKGNKESTMICAGPKHIQGEKVSDAVETYNICSEVQVVNTEKSHLVPQTPQKPLIIPKPTFSKSDPTQPTLETPSPSPGFQIPGTEQEYEHVSFHKIIAGSVALFLSVAMILLVIYVSWKRYPASMKQLQQHSLMKRRRKKTRESERQMNSPLQEYYVDYKPTNSETMDISVNGSGPCTYTISGSRECEV, translated from the exons ATGCCAG GTTTCCGTTTAATTACGCAGCTGAGAGGCATGCGTGTGGTGCTAGTGCTACTTCCTACACTGCTGCTTGTTATGCTCACGGGGGCTCAGAGAGCTTGCCCAAAGAACTGCAGATGTGATGGCAAAATTGTATACTGTGAGTCTCATGCTTTCGCAGATATCCCTGAGAACATTTCTGGAGGGTCACAAGGCTTATCATTAAGGTTCAACAGCATTCAGAAACTCAAATCCAATCAGTTTGCTGGCCTTAACCAGCTTATATGGCTTTATCTTGACCATAATTACATTAGCTCAGTGGATGAAGATGCCTTTCAAGGGATCCGTAGACTGAAAGAATTAATTCTAAGCTCCAACAAAATTACCTATCTGCACAATAAAACATTTCACCCAGTTCCCAATCTCCGCAATCTGGATCTCTCCTACAATAAACTTCAGACATTGCAATCAGAACAATTTAAAGGTCTTCGGAAACTCATCATTTTGCACTTGAGATCTAACTCATTAAAGACTGTGCCGATAAGAGTGTTTCAAGACTGTCGAAATCTTGACTTTCTGGATTTGGGTTATAATCGTCTTCGAAGCTTGTCCCGAAATGCTTTTGCTGGCCTCTTGAAGTTGAAGGAGCTCCACTTGGAGCACAATCAGTTTTCCAAGATCAATTTTGCTCATTTTCCACGTCTCTTCAATCTCCGCTCAATTTACTTACAGTGGAACAGGATTCGTTCCATTAGCCAAGGCTTGACATGGACTTGGAGTTCCTTACACAACTTGGATTTATCAGGGAATGACATCCAAGGAATTGAGCCGGGCACATTTAAATGTCTACCCAATTTGCAAAAATTGAATTTGGATTCCAACAAGCTTACCAACATTTCACAGGAAACTGTCAATGCGTGGATATCGTTAATATCCATCACTTTGTCTGGAAATATGTGGGAATGCAGTCGGAGCATTTGTCCTCTATTTTATTGGCTTAagaatttcaaaggaaataaggaaagcacCATGATATGTGCAGGACCTAAGCATATCCAGGGGGAGAAGGTTAGTGATGCAGTGGAAACGTATAATATCTGCTCTGAAGTTCAGGTGGTCAACACAGAAAAATCACACCTGGTACCCCAAACGCCCCAGAAGCCTCTGATTATCCCTAAACCTACATTTTCCAAATCTGACCCCACCCAGCCCACCCTTGAAACACCAAGCCCTTCCCCAGGGTTTCagattcctggcacagagcaagagTATGAGCATGTTTCCTTTCACAAAATTATTGCAGGGAGtgtggctctgtttctctcagtgGCCATGATCCTCTTGGTAATCTATGTGTCTTGGAAACGCTACCCAGCCAGCATGAAACAACTTCAGCAACATTCTCTTATGAAGAGGCGGCGGAAAAAGACCAGAGAGTCTGAAAGACAAATGAATTCCCCTTTACAGGAGTATTATGTGGACTACAAGCCTACAAACTCTGAGACCATGGATATATCCGTTAATGGATCTGGGCCCTGCACATATACCATCTCTGGCTCCAGGGAATGCGAGGTATGA
- the LRRTM4 gene encoding leucine-rich repeat transmembrane neuronal protein 4 isoform X2 has protein sequence MGFRLITQLRGMRVVLVLLPTLLLVMLTGAQRACPKNCRCDGKIVYCESHAFADIPENISGGSQGLSLRFNSIQKLKSNQFAGLNQLIWLYLDHNYISSVDEDAFQGIRRLKELILSSNKITYLHNKTFHPVPNLRNLDLSYNKLQTLQSEQFKGLRKLIILHLRSNSLKTVPIRVFQDCRNLDFLDLGYNRLRSLSRNAFAGLLKLKELHLEHNQFSKINFAHFPRLFNLRSIYLQWNRIRSISQGLTWTWSSLHNLDLSGNDIQGIEPGTFKCLPNLQKLNLDSNKLTNISQETVNAWISLISITLSGNMWECSRSICPLFYWLKNFKGNKESTMICAGPKHIQGEKVSDAVETYNICSEVQVVNTEKSHLVPQTPQKPLIIPKPTFSKSDPTQPTLETPSPSPGFQIPGTEQEYEHVSFHKIIAGSVALFLSVAMILLVIYVSWKRYPASMKQLQQHSLMKRRRKKTRESERQMNSPLQEYYVDYKPTNSETMDISVNGSGPCTYTISGSRECEV, from the exons ATGG GTTTCCGTTTAATTACGCAGCTGAGAGGCATGCGTGTGGTGCTAGTGCTACTTCCTACACTGCTGCTTGTTATGCTCACGGGGGCTCAGAGAGCTTGCCCAAAGAACTGCAGATGTGATGGCAAAATTGTATACTGTGAGTCTCATGCTTTCGCAGATATCCCTGAGAACATTTCTGGAGGGTCACAAGGCTTATCATTAAGGTTCAACAGCATTCAGAAACTCAAATCCAATCAGTTTGCTGGCCTTAACCAGCTTATATGGCTTTATCTTGACCATAATTACATTAGCTCAGTGGATGAAGATGCCTTTCAAGGGATCCGTAGACTGAAAGAATTAATTCTAAGCTCCAACAAAATTACCTATCTGCACAATAAAACATTTCACCCAGTTCCCAATCTCCGCAATCTGGATCTCTCCTACAATAAACTTCAGACATTGCAATCAGAACAATTTAAAGGTCTTCGGAAACTCATCATTTTGCACTTGAGATCTAACTCATTAAAGACTGTGCCGATAAGAGTGTTTCAAGACTGTCGAAATCTTGACTTTCTGGATTTGGGTTATAATCGTCTTCGAAGCTTGTCCCGAAATGCTTTTGCTGGCCTCTTGAAGTTGAAGGAGCTCCACTTGGAGCACAATCAGTTTTCCAAGATCAATTTTGCTCATTTTCCACGTCTCTTCAATCTCCGCTCAATTTACTTACAGTGGAACAGGATTCGTTCCATTAGCCAAGGCTTGACATGGACTTGGAGTTCCTTACACAACTTGGATTTATCAGGGAATGACATCCAAGGAATTGAGCCGGGCACATTTAAATGTCTACCCAATTTGCAAAAATTGAATTTGGATTCCAACAAGCTTACCAACATTTCACAGGAAACTGTCAATGCGTGGATATCGTTAATATCCATCACTTTGTCTGGAAATATGTGGGAATGCAGTCGGAGCATTTGTCCTCTATTTTATTGGCTTAagaatttcaaaggaaataaggaaagcacCATGATATGTGCAGGACCTAAGCATATCCAGGGGGAGAAGGTTAGTGATGCAGTGGAAACGTATAATATCTGCTCTGAAGTTCAGGTGGTCAACACAGAAAAATCACACCTGGTACCCCAAACGCCCCAGAAGCCTCTGATTATCCCTAAACCTACATTTTCCAAATCTGACCCCACCCAGCCCACCCTTGAAACACCAAGCCCTTCCCCAGGGTTTCagattcctggcacagagcaagagTATGAGCATGTTTCCTTTCACAAAATTATTGCAGGGAGtgtggctctgtttctctcagtgGCCATGATCCTCTTGGTAATCTATGTGTCTTGGAAACGCTACCCAGCCAGCATGAAACAACTTCAGCAACATTCTCTTATGAAGAGGCGGCGGAAAAAGACCAGAGAGTCTGAAAGACAAATGAATTCCCCTTTACAGGAGTATTATGTGGACTACAAGCCTACAAACTCTGAGACCATGGATATATCCGTTAATGGATCTGGGCCCTGCACATATACCATCTCTGGCTCCAGGGAATGCGAGGTATGA